A DNA window from Hevea brasiliensis isolate MT/VB/25A 57/8 chromosome 2, ASM3005281v1, whole genome shotgun sequence contains the following coding sequences:
- the LOC131173918 gene encoding zinc finger protein CONSTANS-LIKE 16-like — protein sequence MITERKAAKALAGKTARPCDGCSRKRARWFCASDDAFLCQACDESVHSANQLASRHERVRLETASSMTSGSINSVDSPPWLQGFTKKARTPRHNNKKSLLAHQQLKDEEKILMNSLPLVPEIDSEEEGNTVVDEDEDQLLYRVPVFDHFAAELCTDDMIACEGNEIAMGNEEGNMVFDGCGQEGTTCDLDNLPAFVPSDMDLTEFAADVKNLLGRGLEDNSPDIKDFGLLDYKEEDDDKFCFEDKVVKVKDEQELEAFTDCHFDQAFDIAREPFDWNFNYESPITGDEEEEEKAVPSVTDTTMMNSGNTKEMGRNVSLRLDYEAVITAWASHGSPWTTGSRPELNPDDCWPHYMGTCPNAHHHPYGVLGGHTGGGNGGREARVLRYKEKRRTRLFSKKIRYEVRKLKAEKRPRMKGRFVKRMSFMGTAFPCINK from the exons ATGATTACTGAAAGGAAAGCAGCAAAAGCCCTGGCAGGCAAGACTGCTCGACCTTGCGATGGTTGTTCCCGCAAGAGAGCTCGGTGGTTCTGCGCTTCTGATGACGCTTTTCTTTGCCAGGCCTGTGATGAATCAGTCCATTCCGCCAACCAGTTAGCCAGCAGGCATGAAAGGGTCCGGCTCGAAACTGCTTCTTCTATGACAAGTGGTTCGATAAACAGTGTGGATTCTCCCCCTTGGCTTCAAGGGTTCACTAAAAAGGCAAGAACCCCAAGGCACAACAACAAGAAGTCTTTATTAGCACATCAACAACTTAAAGATGAAGAGAAAATcttaatgaattctcttcctcTTGTTCCCGAGATTGACAGTGAAGAAGAGGGTAATACTGTTGTCGACGAAGATGAAGATCAGTTGCTGTATAGGGTTCCTGTGTTTGATCATTTTGCTGCAGAACTATGCACTGATGATATGATAGCATGTGAAGGAAACGAAATAGCCATGGGGAACGAAGAGGGAAATATGGTTTTTGATGGTTGTGGACAGGAAGGAACCACATGTGACCTGGATAATTTACCTGCGTTTGTACCTTCAGATATGGATCTTACTGAGTTTGCTGCGGATGTTAAGAACCTACTTGGAAGAGGACTTGAGGACAATTCTCCTGATATCAAGGATTTTGGGTTGTTAGATTATAAAGAGGAAGATGATGACAAGTTTTGTTTTGAGGACAAAGTAGTGAAGGTCAAGGATGAACAAGAACTTGAAGCATTCACAGATTGCCATTTCGATCAAGCTTTCGACATAGCAAGAGAACCATTTGATTGGAATTTCAATTACGAGTCACCGATAACTGGAGATGAGGAAGAGGAGGAGAAGGCAGTACCATCTGTGACTGACACGACCATGATGAATAGTGGAAACACGAAAGAAATGGGAAGAAACGTATCTTTGAGGCTAGATTATGAAGCAGTTATCACTGCCTGGGCCAGCCATGGCTCTCCATGGACTACAGGAAGCCGACCAGAGCTCAATCCTGATGATTGCTGGCCTCACTACATG GGTACATGCCCTAATGCTCATCACCACCCATATGGGGTCCTGGGAGGACACACAGGAGGTGGCAATGGAGGAAGAGAAGCAAGAGTATTAAGGTACAAGGAGAAGCGAAGGACAAGATTATTTTCAAAGAAGATAAGATACGAGGTGAGGAAACTGAAGGCAGAGAAAAGGCCTAGAATGAAAGGTCGATTCGTTAAGAGGATGTCCTTCATGGGAACTGCATTTCCTTGCATCAACAAATAA